The Aggregatilinea lenta genome includes a region encoding these proteins:
- the coaD gene encoding pantetheine-phosphate adenylyltransferase — MDSPRRALYPGSFNPIHYGHLDIARRALGLFDELVIAIYVSPTKPDLFDIEERLTLVKESFKDEPRVRVASYSKLTVDYAHDVNATAIVRGLRVFSDFELEFRMALANRRLAPDIEIVNFIAAEEHIHISSSTIREIASLGGDVSTMTPAHVVTALKRRFAELKQQGSGSSFVVSLAD, encoded by the coding sequence TTGGATTCTCCACGGCGAGCCCTCTATCCAGGCTCCTTTAACCCGATTCACTACGGCCACCTCGACATCGCGCGGCGTGCATTGGGGCTGTTCGACGAGCTGGTCATCGCCATCTACGTCAGCCCGACCAAACCCGACCTCTTCGACATCGAAGAACGGCTCACGCTCGTTAAGGAATCATTTAAAGATGAGCCGCGTGTACGAGTTGCATCATATAGCAAATTAACTGTAGACTATGCGCATGACGTGAACGCAACCGCAATTGTTCGCGGGCTGCGTGTGTTTTCGGACTTCGAGTTGGAGTTCCGTATGGCGCTGGCGAACCGGCGGCTGGCGCCTGATATCGAAATCGTAAACTTTATCGCCGCTGAGGAACACATCCATATCAGCTCAAGTACCATCCGTGAGATCGCGTCGCTGGGTGGAGACGTGTCCACGATGACGCCGGCCCATGTCGTCACAGCGCTCAAACGGCGGTTCGCAGAGCTGAAACAACAAGGATCTGGGTCGTCATTCGTAGTGAGTTTGGCTGACTGA
- the fabD gene encoding ACP S-malonyltransferase has product MIDWTTTALVFPGQGSQEVGMGADLAERFPEAKAAFEQADQILGFALSDLCFNGPADDLNDTYNTQPALYVMGIAVLRVLEASLLTPPRPDFVAGHSLGEFTALTAAGALAFEDGVRLVRERGRLMKEAGERTPGAMAALLGLSSDAVRELCAETTAQTGKPVVLANDNCDGQLVISGDKDAIEAALPLAMERGAKKVVPLTVSVASHSPLMESISAEFRQHLDQITFVPPRVPVIGNVSAAPLGSVDEIRFELGAQLTSTVRWTESVGYMLGQGVGRFLELGPKDVLSGLIKRIDRSAQRTSLNSAAALETFLGD; this is encoded by the coding sequence ATGATTGACTGGACGACGACCGCGCTCGTGTTTCCCGGCCAGGGATCCCAGGAAGTGGGTATGGGAGCCGATCTGGCCGAGCGTTTCCCCGAAGCCAAGGCCGCATTTGAGCAGGCCGATCAGATCCTTGGCTTTGCGCTGAGCGATCTGTGCTTCAACGGCCCTGCCGACGACCTGAACGACACTTACAACACACAGCCCGCCCTCTACGTCATGGGGATCGCGGTACTGCGCGTGCTCGAAGCCAGCCTGCTGACCCCGCCCCGCCCCGATTTCGTCGCCGGGCACAGCCTGGGTGAATTCACCGCGTTGACGGCGGCGGGCGCGCTGGCGTTCGAGGACGGCGTTCGGCTGGTGCGCGAGCGCGGTCGCCTGATGAAAGAGGCCGGCGAGCGCACGCCCGGCGCAATGGCTGCGCTGCTCGGCCTCAGCAGCGACGCCGTGCGCGAGCTGTGCGCCGAAACCACCGCTCAGACCGGGAAGCCCGTCGTGCTGGCGAACGACAACTGCGACGGCCAGCTCGTCATTTCGGGTGACAAAGACGCCATCGAGGCGGCCCTACCGCTGGCGATGGAACGTGGGGCGAAGAAGGTCGTCCCGCTCACCGTCAGCGTCGCGTCGCATTCCCCGCTGATGGAATCGATCAGCGCTGAGTTCCGCCAGCACCTCGATCAGATCACATTCGTGCCGCCGCGCGTGCCGGTCATCGGCAATGTCAGCGCCGCGCCGCTCGGCAGCGTGGACGAAATCCGCTTCGAGCTGGGCGCGCAGCTCACCTCGACCGTGCGCTGGACGGAGTCGGTTGGCTATATGCTTGGCCAGGGCGTGGGACGCTTCCTGGAACTCGGCCCCAAAGATGTACTCAGCGGTTTGATCAAACGCATCGATCGCAGCGCCCAGCGAACCAGCCTCAACAGCGCCGCCGCCCTTGAGACATTTCTGGGAGATTAG
- the rpmF gene encoding 50S ribosomal protein L32 has product MGPLPKRKVSKTRRDKRRSHDHLTPMNLVLCPDCKQYRPNHQVCPNCGSYNGREVLAIEEEA; this is encoded by the coding sequence ATGGGTCCGCTGCCCAAGCGAAAAGTGTCGAAAACCCGTCGTGACAAGCGACGTTCGCATGACCACCTCACCCCGATGAATCTGGTGCTGTGCCCTGATTGCAAGCAGTACCGGCCCAATCATCAGGTGTGCCCGAACTGTGGTTCTTACAATGGTCGTGAAGTTCTGGCGATTGAAGAGGAAGCATAA
- a CDS encoding ATP synthase F0 subunit B, with the protein MDIQHLVDRLEDLIDEGRHIAFSKFTMIDEEHALEIIDQMRISVPEQIEKASRMINQRDRMMAQANEEATRIVELARERSQELVERDAIVQTAHNRAKNIIDQAHREADQVRAEADAYVLQVLKELEAQLIKNLTVTRNGIAKVVDEREAAQAHVHAAHEPAAAPNSAPVSAELAEQSVEVRSIAAK; encoded by the coding sequence ATGGACATTCAGCATCTGGTTGATAGGCTTGAAGACTTAATTGATGAGGGCCGTCACATCGCGTTTAGCAAATTCACAATGATCGATGAGGAACACGCGCTAGAAATCATCGACCAGATGCGGATCTCTGTGCCGGAGCAAATCGAGAAGGCATCGCGCATGATCAACCAGCGCGACCGCATGATGGCGCAGGCGAACGAAGAGGCGACGCGCATCGTCGAGCTGGCCCGCGAACGCAGCCAGGAACTGGTCGAGCGTGACGCCATCGTGCAGACCGCCCATAACCGCGCCAAAAATATCATCGACCAGGCGCACCGCGAGGCCGATCAAGTCCGCGCCGAAGCCGATGCATACGTGCTCCAGGTGCTCAAAGAGCTTGAAGCGCAGCTGATCAAGAACCTGACCGTCACCCGCAACGGCATCGCCAAGGTGGTCGACGAGCGTGAAGCGGCGCAGGCGCACGTTCATGCCGCGCACGAACCGGCAGCCGCGCCCAATTCCGCGCCTGTCTCTGCCGAGCTGGCCGAACAGTCCGTCGAGGTCCGGTCGATCGCGGCGAAATAG